A single window of uncultured Pseudodesulfovibrio sp. DNA harbors:
- a CDS encoding DUF169 domain-containing protein: MKSIIVENLKPEFAPVAVVWSDTIPTNTFQFKKDKFGCVLYLFAHASTQGKVAGGSRETVLCTGGRAALGFGSGFDASEEMLETHAALFSKGLKSAQDRTAYQKRIDSVPKSWKDMFEYGERRHCSLDLAKKWILHELPRYDIKQKYVLFKPLSETSNDENIRAIIFPVNPLELSGLVTLAGSVMKGTDPVRVPQGTDCSGIGAFAYAEAELDSPRAVMGMMGTDGREVMRKRFRDDITTLTLPTPLFLQMEKEAKDCIFHVPAWKNLMKR; encoded by the coding sequence ATGAAAAGCATCATAGTCGAAAACCTCAAGCCAGAATTTGCACCGGTAGCAGTAGTGTGGAGTGATACCATCCCCACAAACACTTTCCAATTCAAAAAAGATAAATTTGGCTGCGTCCTCTATCTGTTTGCCCACGCCTCTACACAAGGCAAAGTCGCTGGAGGAAGCCGCGAAACCGTCCTGTGTACCGGCGGTCGAGCCGCCTTGGGTTTCGGTTCAGGCTTTGACGCGTCGGAAGAAATGCTTGAAACCCATGCTGCATTATTCAGCAAGGGACTGAAGTCCGCACAGGACAGAACTGCTTATCAAAAACGGATCGACTCTGTTCCTAAAAGTTGGAAGGACATGTTTGAATATGGGGAACGTCGACATTGTAGTCTGGACCTTGCAAAAAAATGGATTCTCCACGAATTGCCACGTTACGATATCAAACAGAAATATGTTCTTTTCAAGCCCCTGAGCGAGACTTCAAATGATGAAAATATCCGCGCCATAATCTTTCCGGTCAATCCACTTGAACTATCAGGACTTGTAACACTTGCAGGCTCTGTCATGAAAGGAACCGACCCCGTCCGAGTCCCCCAAGGCACAGACTGCAGCGGCATCGGGGCCTTTGCCTATGCCGAAGCCGAATTGGATTCCCCCAGAGCCGTCATGGGCATGATGGGCACCGACGGCCGGGAAGTCATGCGCAAACGCTTCCGAGATGATATAACAACGCTCACACTGCCAACACCGCTTTTCCTACAAATGGAAAAAGAAGCTAAAGATTGCATCTTTCACGTGCCAGCATGGAAAAACCTTATGAAACGATAA
- a CDS encoding helix-turn-helix domain-containing protein gives MKSPQYITEKEVAKIIRVSVSKLQSDRHKRIGIPFHRLGSRTVRYAIEDIRAFMNDCRIEHTNL, from the coding sequence ATGAAGTCACCTCAATACATCACGGAGAAAGAAGTGGCGAAGATTATTCGGGTGAGCGTGAGTAAGCTCCAGAGTGACCGTCATAAACGTATTGGGATTCCGTTCCACCGGCTCGGCTCTCGCACCGTGCGATACGCCATCGAAGACATACGTGCATTCATGAACGATTGTCGAATTGAACACACTAACCTCTAA
- a CDS encoding YfjI family protein, which produces MQTLPQISNCLNEGALRDLVFHTSNSVQVPPDMVLMNCLGGFGAAVNGKLIVTGPSGHEEPCNLYMMPIGKSGERKSAIVKIAKKPHEIWQSRRNEGLDNQRRDAKRKRRYYQSKISRLNREACNCEEQDAFSILAEIEELEARMPELPSLEECFFDDATIPALKRVLANQKGLLSHMEAEPKIAKILQDKDSTGLGLLCNAYDSEEMIVDRVKEGRMVISRPAINMCSSFQPAPAIELLRKSHFMTSGLAGRFIYVQLAPMAGWRSTYTPRIPQECLNWYDGKVEALLNIELKTNQLGIPGPYRLSLDDEATRLYQAFRNWAEPALQPAGPLAFSKSWGSKLPGKVLRLSALLHCINNEDPMNSQIDGDSMRQAIDMGNCFIHHAQSLYHHAQFCEHIDVAKEVVHWASSHGVNRFTAAEARKAIAATPKKVKMGIEYLLNEGCIYEDLIGFANNQASKGQGRNKEPHYVIASHLLNLALGGALQ; this is translated from the coding sequence ATGCAAACTCTTCCACAGATTTCAAACTGCCTGAATGAAGGTGCTTTGAGAGATCTCGTTTTCCACACATCAAATTCCGTTCAAGTGCCTCCTGACATGGTATTAATGAATTGCCTTGGAGGATTTGGTGCAGCAGTGAACGGCAAGCTCATCGTCACAGGACCTAGTGGTCATGAAGAGCCATGCAATCTTTACATGATGCCAATTGGTAAGTCAGGAGAACGCAAATCAGCAATAGTTAAGATTGCCAAGAAACCACATGAAATCTGGCAATCCAGGCGAAATGAAGGCTTGGATAATCAACGTCGTGATGCCAAGAGAAAGAGGAGGTATTACCAGTCCAAAATCAGTCGTCTCAATCGCGAAGCATGCAATTGTGAGGAACAGGATGCATTTTCTATTTTGGCAGAAATAGAAGAGCTGGAAGCTCGGATGCCAGAACTGCCAAGCTTGGAAGAGTGTTTCTTTGACGATGCAACCATACCGGCTTTGAAAAGAGTTCTTGCAAATCAGAAAGGACTCTTAAGCCACATGGAAGCTGAACCCAAAATCGCTAAGATTTTGCAGGATAAGGATTCTACAGGTTTAGGCCTTTTGTGCAATGCCTACGACAGCGAAGAAATGATCGTAGACAGAGTGAAAGAAGGACGGATGGTTATATCTCGTCCTGCTATCAACATGTGTTCGTCATTTCAGCCTGCTCCAGCAATTGAACTGCTGAGAAAAAGCCACTTCATGACCTCTGGATTAGCTGGTCGGTTCATATATGTGCAGCTTGCTCCAATGGCTGGTTGGCGTTCAACCTATACTCCCAGAATTCCTCAGGAGTGCTTGAATTGGTATGATGGAAAGGTTGAGGCCTTGCTGAACATTGAGTTGAAGACGAACCAACTAGGAATACCTGGACCCTATCGACTCAGCCTAGATGATGAAGCGACTCGGCTATATCAGGCTTTCAGGAACTGGGCTGAGCCAGCATTACAACCCGCTGGCCCTTTGGCTTTTTCGAAAAGCTGGGGATCCAAGCTGCCGGGGAAAGTCCTACGTCTCTCCGCTCTTCTTCATTGCATCAACAATGAAGATCCCATGAACAGCCAGATCGATGGAGACAGCATGCGCCAAGCCATTGATATGGGAAACTGCTTCATACATCACGCACAGAGCTTGTATCACCATGCTCAGTTCTGCGAGCATATTGATGTTGCTAAAGAGGTTGTGCACTGGGCTAGTTCTCATGGGGTCAATCGGTTCACGGCAGCTGAGGCTCGAAAGGCTATTGCGGCCACGCCTAAGAAAGTCAAAATGGGTATCGAGTACCTGCTTAACGAAGGATGCATCTACGAGGACCTAATTGGCTTCGCAAACAATCAAGCATCCAAGGGACAAGGCCGGAACAAAGAACCTCACTATGTCATAGCGTCGCACTTACTCAACTTGGCTCTCGGAGGAGCTCTACAATAA
- a CDS encoding inovirus-type Gp2 protein — translation MNYQSITSESEFNNLPINNGNGQYDCYEMILQKIHERLTWMTNKHCRVLFIRFDLRFPRDHMSNGGNDEISHFFKIMKDNARNAGCEFHFVWVREQKDSDTPHYHCVVLLNGSRVQNYRRFLGEVQRVWGIVLSCFDSTGLVWACEQDYHGNQVKNGTMIERPRQDVHGDDFLKQSQLYNDALRDCFYWSSYLAKTSQKDRTPHGIRRFNASQLK, via the coding sequence ATGAATTACCAATCCATCACATCCGAGTCCGAGTTCAACAATTTACCGATCAACAACGGTAACGGTCAGTACGATTGCTACGAGATGATCCTACAGAAGATTCATGAACGATTGACCTGGATGACCAACAAGCACTGTCGAGTCCTGTTCATTCGATTCGATTTGAGATTCCCTAGAGACCATATGAGTAACGGTGGCAATGATGAGATCTCACATTTCTTCAAGATCATGAAAGACAACGCCAGAAACGCGGGATGTGAATTCCACTTCGTATGGGTGAGGGAACAAAAAGACTCAGACACCCCTCACTACCACTGCGTAGTTTTGCTCAATGGCAGCAGGGTTCAGAATTACAGAAGGTTTTTGGGGGAAGTTCAACGTGTATGGGGAATAGTTCTTAGTTGCTTTGATTCGACTGGCCTAGTCTGGGCTTGTGAACAAGATTACCACGGCAACCAGGTCAAGAACGGTACCATGATCGAGCGTCCTAGACAGGATGTACATGGAGATGATTTTCTCAAGCAAAGCCAATTGTACAACGATGCTCTGCGGGATTGCTTTTACTGGAGCAGTTATCTCGCTAAGACTAGCCAAAAAGACCGTACTCCTCATGGAATCAGGAGATTCAACGCTTCCCAACTGAAATAG
- a CDS encoding DEAD/DEAH box helicase family protein, with translation MKLHFEDNLDYQLAAIESVANLFQGQEICRTEFTVTTPTTGKDGQLKLGFVESDLGIGNRLQLLDDELQENLKDIQFKNGLRPSESLSSGDFTVEMETGTGKTYVYLRTLFELNKRYGFTKFVIVVPSVAIKEGVYKTLQITRDHFEALYPEAKGYEYFQYNSSKMGQVRNYATSPNVQIMVVTVGAINKKDVNNLYKESEKTGGEKPIDLVRATHPIIIVDEPQSVDGGLKGQGKKALEAMNPLCTLRYSATHVDKHHMVYRLDAVDAYDKELVKQIEVAALEVEGGYNKPFVKLISTENRRGTISAKIEAHIQQGGKIKSSILTVQDGDDLEQETGRGIYENYRIGTITCGKKNQSIELKYPNGEKVLAPGDEHGGVNQDDLKRLMIRRTIKEHLDKEKRFAALGLEVKVLSLFFIDSVEYYRQYDEAGNWVKGKYATMFEEEYRKLAQDYDYQTLFEGLDLDVEVDEVHNGYFSIDKKGGWTETAENNQTNRDNAERAYSLIMREKEKLLSFDSKLKFIFSHSALREGWDNPNVFQICVLRDIGTELARRQSIGRGLRLCVNQEGQRLRGFDTNTLTVIANESYEQFADTLQKEIEADTGIRFGIVEKHQFATIAVTNENGETKPLGVEQSEKIWEFLKTNDFLDKKGKVQDSLRTVLKENTLELPEEFQEQKTEINAVLRKLAGRLEVKNADERITIKPNKERFLSPEFKELWNRIKHKTTYRVDFDNEKLIQDCAKTIETGPAISKTRAQFRNANLAIGKAGVEAEETSTSGFTTVNESDIELPDILTDLQDKTQLTRKSIVRILTESRRLNDFKRNPQEFIQLATEAITRTKRLALVEGIKYRRIGDEYFYAQELFEKEELTGYLKNTMESEKSVYDRVVYDSAGVEKGFAQDMEKNEAVKVYAKLPGWFKVPTPLGTYNPDWAVLVEDDGKEKLYFVVETKGSLWWDDLRHKEGAKIKCGKEHFAVLADSQDNPAKFIQATNVGEMLDQA, from the coding sequence ATGAAGCTCCACTTTGAAGACAACCTGGACTATCAGCTTGCAGCTATTGAATCTGTCGCCAACCTCTTCCAGGGGCAGGAAATCTGTCGCACGGAATTTACTGTAACAACGCCAACAACGGGCAAGGACGGACAGCTCAAACTTGGATTTGTTGAGTCCGACTTGGGTATAGGCAACCGCTTGCAGCTTCTGGATGACGAACTTCAGGAAAATTTGAAAGATATTCAGTTCAAAAATGGATTGCGCCCATCTGAATCCTTGAGCAGCGGCGACTTTACCGTTGAGATGGAGACCGGCACCGGTAAGACATACGTTTACCTGAGAACCCTCTTCGAGCTGAACAAGCGATATGGATTCACCAAGTTCGTTATTGTCGTTCCTTCTGTCGCGATCAAGGAAGGTGTTTACAAAACACTCCAGATCACGCGCGATCATTTTGAGGCTCTCTATCCGGAAGCCAAAGGGTACGAATACTTCCAGTATAACTCGTCCAAGATGGGCCAGGTTCGGAACTACGCGACCAGTCCCAATGTCCAGATTATGGTGGTCACAGTCGGTGCCATCAACAAAAAGGACGTGAACAACCTATACAAAGAGAGCGAGAAGACCGGCGGCGAAAAGCCCATAGATTTGGTTCGTGCGACCCATCCGATCATCATCGTAGACGAACCTCAGAGCGTTGACGGCGGTTTGAAAGGACAAGGCAAGAAGGCCCTTGAAGCTATGAATCCGCTTTGCACACTTCGGTATTCAGCCACCCACGTAGACAAACACCACATGGTTTATCGTCTGGATGCTGTGGATGCCTACGACAAGGAACTGGTCAAGCAGATCGAAGTGGCGGCTCTGGAAGTTGAAGGTGGATACAACAAACCTTTCGTGAAGCTCATATCCACCGAGAATCGACGCGGCACTATTTCCGCCAAGATTGAAGCGCACATTCAGCAAGGTGGAAAGATCAAATCGAGCATTCTTACCGTTCAAGATGGTGATGATCTAGAGCAGGAAACTGGTCGAGGCATTTATGAGAACTATCGCATTGGCACCATCACTTGCGGAAAGAAGAATCAATCCATCGAATTGAAGTACCCCAATGGAGAGAAAGTCCTCGCTCCCGGCGATGAGCATGGAGGAGTGAATCAGGATGATCTGAAGCGGCTCATGATCCGCCGTACTATCAAGGAGCATCTGGACAAAGAGAAACGCTTCGCAGCGTTAGGGCTTGAAGTGAAAGTCCTCAGCCTGTTCTTCATCGACAGCGTGGAATATTACCGCCAATACGACGAAGCCGGTAATTGGGTGAAAGGCAAATACGCCACCATGTTTGAGGAAGAATACCGCAAGCTGGCCCAGGACTATGATTACCAGACTCTTTTTGAAGGATTGGATCTCGATGTTGAAGTCGATGAAGTCCATAACGGTTATTTCTCCATCGACAAGAAAGGTGGTTGGACCGAGACAGCAGAAAACAACCAGACCAACAGGGACAACGCAGAACGAGCTTACAGCCTGATCATGCGCGAGAAGGAAAAGCTCCTCAGCTTTGATTCCAAGCTGAAGTTCATCTTCTCTCACTCGGCTCTGCGCGAAGGTTGGGACAACCCTAACGTGTTCCAGATTTGCGTCCTCCGAGATATCGGAACCGAACTGGCTAGGCGGCAGTCCATCGGACGAGGCTTGAGGCTTTGCGTCAACCAGGAAGGTCAACGTCTGCGTGGATTCGACACAAATACGCTGACTGTTATTGCCAACGAGAGCTATGAGCAATTTGCGGATACGCTTCAGAAGGAAATCGAAGCTGATACTGGCATCCGATTTGGCATTGTCGAGAAGCACCAGTTTGCCACCATCGCGGTGACAAACGAAAATGGTGAGACCAAGCCTCTTGGCGTGGAGCAATCCGAGAAGATTTGGGAGTTCCTGAAGACGAATGACTTTCTAGATAAGAAAGGCAAGGTCCAGGATAGCCTCAGAACTGTACTGAAGGAAAACACGCTTGAACTGCCAGAAGAGTTCCAGGAACAAAAGACGGAGATCAACGCAGTCCTCCGCAAACTCGCTGGTCGTCTGGAAGTAAAAAACGCTGACGAGCGCATTACAATCAAGCCCAATAAAGAACGCTTCTTGAGTCCTGAGTTCAAAGAGTTGTGGAATCGAATCAAGCATAAGACGACTTATCGCGTTGACTTTGACAACGAGAAGCTGATTCAGGATTGCGCCAAGACAATCGAAACTGGCCCTGCAATCAGCAAAACACGAGCGCAGTTCAGAAACGCCAATCTCGCAATTGGTAAGGCTGGTGTTGAAGCAGAAGAGACCAGTACCTCTGGGTTCACGACTGTTAACGAGTCAGACATTGAGCTGCCGGACATCCTGACTGACCTTCAAGACAAGACGCAACTCACCCGTAAGAGCATTGTTCGGATTCTCACCGAAAGCCGTAGGTTGAACGACTTCAAGCGCAACCCCCAGGAGTTCATCCAACTGGCTACTGAAGCGATCACCAGAACCAAACGTCTAGCCCTGGTAGAAGGGATTAAATACCGCCGTATCGGAGACGAATACTTCTATGCCCAGGAGCTTTTCGAGAAAGAGGAGCTGACTGGCTATCTCAAGAATACCATGGAGTCTGAGAAGTCTGTCTACGACAGGGTTGTGTACGACTCAGCCGGTGTCGAAAAGGGATTTGCTCAGGACATGGAAAAGAATGAAGCTGTAAAGGTCTATGCCAAACTCCCTGGCTGGTTCAAGGTCCCAACTCCACTTGGCACTTACAACCCCGACTGGGCAGTTCTCGTCGAAGATGATGGCAAAGAAAAGCTCTACTTCGTTGTCGAGACCAAAGGGAGCCTCTGGTGGGATGATCTCCGCCACAAAGAAGGCGCAAAGATTAAGTGCGGTAAGGAGCATTTCGCCGTTCTTGCCGATAGCCAGGACAACCCAGCAAAATTCATCCAGGCAACCAATGTCGGTGAGATGTTGGATCAGGCGTAA
- a CDS encoding site-specific DNA-methyltransferase encodes MEKLTEQDGMSLDVVDKNLNTLKGLFPEAFSEDGINFEVLKQLLGGEVAEDDEKYGLNWFGKKKARQIALTPSVGTLRPCPTESVEWDTTQNLFIEGDNLEVLKLLQRGYAGKVKMIYIDPPYNTGKEFIYPDKFKDNLDTYLLYTGQKSDDGFKTTSNTETSGRYHTNWLNMLYPRLKLARSLLREDGVILVSLDDVEVSNAKKLLDEVFGEENFAATLVFDRNRKNDAKYFSVGHEYMLVYFKNEQYLSDNDVILRGDKEGVDEVRDLFDQLRKEHGEDFVKVREGLLKFYSTIGKADPRIPLTRFRKVDEKGPFRDDGNINWPGGGGPTYDVAHPTTGEMCKKPISGWRYPTPERFWEEVDKGRVVFGPDETTVPRVRTNLFENSNQVMVSVGYSYAQTSANEFSALFDGERVFDNPKPISDLAKLISYLCGPDDIVMDYFSGSATTAHAVMLENARKDVQRRFFMVQLPEKCAPKSNAYKLGYSTIADIGKDRVVRAAKKIQDDYPDAKKDFGFKVFKLDSSNIVAWNPDKTDLEKTLLTHAEHLVSERSEQDVLYELLLKRGVELTVPIEEKKVSGKTVYSIGYGALFACLDKKVQRDQIEELAQGIIDWHKELDPVSETQVVFRDSAFENDIAKTNITAILEQSGIKHVRSL; translated from the coding sequence ATGGAAAAGCTGACTGAGCAGGATGGCATGAGCCTGGATGTAGTTGATAAAAATTTGAACACCCTAAAAGGTCTCTTCCCTGAAGCCTTTTCGGAAGATGGAATCAACTTCGAGGTACTGAAGCAACTTCTTGGTGGGGAAGTCGCGGAGGATGACGAAAAATATGGCCTTAACTGGTTTGGAAAGAAAAAAGCTCGTCAGATTGCCTTGACTCCTTCAGTTGGGACATTGCGACCTTGTCCTACAGAGAGCGTTGAGTGGGATACAACACAAAATTTGTTTATTGAAGGTGACAACTTAGAAGTTTTGAAGCTTTTGCAGCGTGGATATGCGGGAAAAGTAAAAATGATATACATTGATCCACCATATAATACAGGGAAAGAGTTTATTTATCCTGACAAATTTAAGGACAACCTCGATACATACCTGCTTTATACAGGGCAAAAGTCCGACGATGGTTTTAAGACAACATCGAATACTGAGACATCCGGTAGATACCATACTAACTGGCTTAATATGCTTTATCCTCGATTGAAGCTTGCCCGCTCATTGCTTCGTGAAGACGGAGTCATTTTGGTTAGTCTCGATGATGTTGAGGTTTCAAACGCTAAAAAACTACTCGACGAAGTATTTGGTGAAGAGAACTTTGCAGCAACTCTTGTCTTTGATCGTAATCGAAAGAACGATGCGAAATACTTCTCTGTAGGTCATGAATATATGCTTGTTTACTTTAAAAATGAGCAATATCTATCCGACAATGACGTAATATTGAGAGGCGACAAAGAGGGAGTTGATGAAGTTCGGGATCTCTTTGATCAATTAAGAAAGGAGCACGGAGAGGATTTTGTTAAGGTGCGAGAGGGCTTATTAAAGTTCTACTCCACTATAGGTAAAGCTGACCCACGTATTCCGCTTACAAGATTCCGAAAAGTCGATGAAAAAGGGCCTTTCCGGGATGACGGAAATATTAACTGGCCCGGAGGTGGTGGACCGACGTATGATGTTGCACACCCTACAACTGGAGAAATGTGCAAAAAGCCTATTAGCGGATGGCGTTATCCGACCCCTGAAAGGTTTTGGGAGGAAGTCGATAAGGGGAGGGTTGTTTTCGGACCAGATGAAACGACTGTTCCTAGAGTGCGCACCAATCTGTTTGAAAATTCGAATCAAGTAATGGTGAGCGTTGGCTATAGTTATGCGCAAACTTCAGCAAATGAGTTCAGCGCATTGTTTGATGGAGAACGTGTTTTCGACAACCCAAAACCAATTAGCGATTTGGCCAAACTTATTTCATATTTGTGTGGACCAGATGACATTGTCATGGATTACTTTTCAGGAAGTGCGACAACTGCCCATGCTGTCATGCTCGAAAACGCTCGAAAAGATGTTCAGAGACGTTTTTTTATGGTCCAACTCCCTGAGAAGTGTGCTCCAAAATCGAATGCTTACAAGCTAGGATATTCCACTATTGCCGATATTGGTAAAGATCGGGTTGTTAGAGCTGCGAAGAAAATACAAGATGACTATCCAGATGCAAAAAAAGATTTTGGGTTTAAAGTCTTTAAACTCGACAGCAGCAATATCGTCGCCTGGAACCCAGACAAAACAGATCTAGAGAAAACCCTTTTAACTCACGCAGAGCATCTTGTCTCAGAGAGAAGCGAACAAGACGTGCTCTATGAGCTTCTCCTTAAACGAGGCGTTGAGCTGACCGTTCCAATCGAAGAAAAGAAAGTCTCAGGTAAAACTGTCTATAGCATTGGTTACGGTGCTTTGTTCGCATGCCTAGATAAGAAGGTTCAGCGTGACCAAATTGAGGAATTGGCCCAAGGTATCATCGACTGGCACAAGGAGCTTGATCCGGTCAGTGAAACGCAGGTTGTATTCCGAGACAGTGCGTTTGAGAATGACATAGCCAAGACAAATATCACCGCCATCCTAGAGCAGAGCGGTATCAAGCACGTCCGCAGTTTGTAA
- a CDS encoding site-specific DNA-methyltransferase yields MEKLTEQDGMSLEVVDENLQALKGIFPEAFTEDGIDFEVLKQLLGDQLAEGEEKYGLNWFGKKKARQIALSPSTGTLRPYLEGSVDWDTTQNLFIEGDNLEVLKLLQRCYSGKVKFIYIDPPYNTGKDFIYPDNYQDNLDTYLRYTKQKDEEGLSVSSNPESSGRYHTKWLSMMYPRLKLARALLANDGVIFVSINHKEVTNLRYLMDEVFGEGNMLCMFSWRSDGNFDNQAKFKYCHEYILAYAKNEEDFPHPPTVDINTPADSKIFKVNIRNTVVKNGPKNPPSSIRLPVGFPATFSDGEIQERESSWPHYKEKADIVNGKLSNEVEIYSGWSSKDLLLEFIRNGCEPIYDAKGQETTFEIIKSGAIEAVKVRGEPSHVLSTLTGLGGPQKASTEVEQTGAIFDDYPKPTALIKYLLSMVSDSSCIALDFFAGSGSTAHAVMDLNAEDGGNRKYIMVQLPEPTEKVDEKGKTKTTQASKSGFKTISDVAQSRIKGARATLLKKGAHGDLGFKFFKLDSSNILAWSPDRADLEQTLIGHTEHLVPGRSEQDVLYELLLKRGVELTVPIEEKKVSEKTVYSIGYGALFACLDKKVQRDQIEELAQGIIDWHKELDPVSETQAVFRDSAFENDIAKTNLTAILQQSGIKHVRSL; encoded by the coding sequence ATGGAAAAGTTGACTGAGCAGGATGGCATGAGCCTGGAAGTAGTTGATGAGAACTTGCAAGCTTTAAAGGGCATTTTCCCCGAAGCCTTTACGGAAGATGGGATTGACTTTGAAGTGCTGAAGCAACTTTTAGGGGATCAGCTTGCCGAAGGCGAAGAGAAATATGGACTCAACTGGTTTGGGAAGAAAAAAGCTCGTCAGATAGCATTGTCACCTTCTACAGGAACATTGCGCCCTTATCTCGAAGGGAGTGTGGATTGGGACACAACGCAAAATCTGTTTATTGAAGGGGATAACCTTGAAGTCCTGAAGCTTCTACAAAGGTGCTATTCAGGAAAGGTGAAATTTATATACATCGATCCTCCCTACAATACTGGAAAAGATTTTATTTACCCTGATAACTACCAAGATAATCTTGATACATATCTTCGCTATACAAAACAAAAAGATGAAGAAGGGCTATCGGTTTCTTCGAATCCGGAATCTTCCGGTCGTTATCATACTAAGTGGTTGAGTATGATGTATCCAAGGCTGAAGCTGGCAAGAGCTCTTCTCGCAAACGATGGTGTAATCTTTGTTTCTATAAACCATAAAGAGGTCACCAACCTTAGATATTTAATGGATGAGGTGTTCGGCGAAGGGAATATGCTTTGTATGTTTTCGTGGAGGAGCGATGGCAACTTTGATAATCAAGCAAAGTTTAAATATTGTCACGAATATATACTTGCATACGCCAAAAATGAGGAGGATTTCCCTCACCCTCCAACTGTAGACATAAATACCCCCGCTGATAGTAAGATTTTTAAAGTCAACATTCGTAACACTGTTGTCAAAAATGGCCCAAAGAATCCTCCAAGTTCGATAAGATTGCCTGTTGGATTCCCCGCTACGTTTAGCGATGGGGAAATTCAAGAGCGTGAGTCTTCTTGGCCTCACTACAAAGAAAAAGCGGATATCGTAAACGGCAAGCTCTCTAACGAGGTTGAGATTTATAGCGGTTGGAGTTCAAAGGATTTACTGTTGGAGTTTATTCGTAATGGTTGTGAACCGATTTATGATGCCAAAGGTCAAGAGACTACTTTTGAAATCATAAAGTCTGGCGCTATTGAAGCTGTTAAAGTACGTGGAGAGCCTAGCCATGTGTTGTCAACTTTAACGGGGCTAGGTGGTCCGCAAAAGGCTTCAACAGAGGTTGAACAGACAGGGGCTATATTTGATGATTACCCTAAACCTACAGCACTGATTAAATACTTGTTGAGCATGGTTTCCGATTCATCATGCATAGCCTTAGATTTTTTTGCAGGCTCAGGTTCGACTGCGCACGCCGTAATGGATTTAAATGCGGAAGATGGTGGAAATAGAAAGTACATAATGGTTCAGCTTCCAGAACCAACAGAGAAAGTGGATGAAAAAGGAAAAACAAAAACTACTCAAGCATCTAAGTCAGGTTTTAAAACCATTTCGGATGTCGCTCAAAGTAGAATAAAGGGAGCTAGGGCTACTCTTTTGAAAAAGGGGGCCCACGGAGACTTGGGTTTCAAATTTTTTAAACTCGACAGTAGTAACATCCTCGCTTGGAGTCCTGACAGAGCAGACCTTGAGCAGACTCTCATTGGTCATACAGAGCATCTTGTTCCAGGCAGAAGCGAACAAGACGTGCTCTATGAGCTTCTCCTTAAACGAGGCGTTGAGCTGACCGTTCCAATCGAAGAAAAGAAAGTCTCAGAAAAAACTGTCTACAGCATCGGGTACGGTGCTTTGTTCGCATGCCTAGATAAGAAGGTTCAGCGTGATCAGATCGAGGAACTGGCTCAAGGAATTATCGACTGGCACAAGGAGCTTGATCCGGTCAGTGAGACGCAGGCCGTATTCCGAGACAGCGCATTTGAGAATGATATAGCCAAGACCAATCTTACCGCCATTCTCCAGCAAAGTGGTATAAAGCACGTCCGAAGCTTGTAA